The region TAGTGATTGGCAGTGCGATCGCCGCTTTGATTCAAGTAGGAATGCCTCGCGATCTCATCCTAGCGGTAGGTACCGGACCTGTAACCTCAATTGTTGCCATGATGATTTTAGGGGCAGTGGTCTCGATTTGTTCTACTGTTGATGCCTTTTTTGCCCTCTCCTTTGCCTCCACATTTACCAGCGCTTCATTATTAGCTTTTCTGGTCTTTGGACCGATGATTGATATCAAAAGTGTAGGCTTGATGTTATCGATGTTCAAACCCAGGGCGATTATCTATTTATTGGTTTTAGCAGCCCAGTTAACTTTTGTGTTGACCTTTCTCTATCACATGGTTGATTAATTTTTAAGAATGATGAATCAATTCCGTTTGCCTCAGCGTTGGCTTCCCACCTTAGATGTGGTCACCACCGGATTATGGGGATTTTTATTAATCAAATTATGGGTCAGTGGAGAATTGAATTTACTGATTCACCCAGCCTACCATTGGCTGATCATTATTGCTGGAGTCTGTTTACTTGGACTCAGTGGAGTGAAGGGATGGCAACTGTGGAAGCATTACCAAAAAAGTTTGGTTGACCGTCCTCGAAATGCCGCCAATGTGAGAGAGCATGTGAGCTTATTACCCCAGAGCTTAAGCTGCTATCTGTTATTATTTACCGCCATTGTTGGTCTAACGGTTAGACCTCAAGCGTTTACTTCAGAAACGGCTTTGAAGCGGGGAGTTAATGATTTTATCCCGATTACTGAAATCACACCTCAGTCATTTACAAATGTGACTAAACCAGAGGATAGATCTTTGGTGGAATGGGTGAGAACATTGAATGTGTATCCTGAACCCGATGCCTATACAGGGCAAAATGTGCAGGTGAGTGGATTTGTGATTCACCCTCCAGATTTTCCGCCGGAATATGGATTAGTTTCTCGATTTATTATTACGTGTTGCGCCGCAGATGCTTATCCTATTGGTTTACCGGTCAAGTTTCCAGAATCTCGCGAAACCTATGCTCAAGATAGTTGGGTGGAAATTAAGGGAGCAATGGCGACTGAAGTTTTGAATGATAATCGCAAGTTGGTGATTGTCGCTCAGGAGGTGCAACCAATTCCAGAACCCAAAAATCCTTATAACTATTAATTAAAACATTGATGAAAGAATGAATATTCCCAACTATTTAATGGATTTTTACGTTGATAAAATCCAGCCAAAAGTCAAGGATTGGCAACCGCTCGATCGAGTTGTGGTCAGTGTAGTCAGTGTTCTTTTTGTCATCATGTTGCTTTTGATTATTACAGGCAGCAATGCGGCTCCTAGAGTGAGAGCTTTCACGTGGAATGATCAAGTCATTACAGCAAAAGACAAGGCATTTATCCTGCAATTTAGCCATCCGATGGATCGGGAAAGCGTAGAGAATAATCTTAAAATTGAACCTTCGTTATCGGGTAAAACGAGTTGGGCGGGTCGGCGGATGGCTTATACATTAAATAAACCTGCGCCCTATGGCACTCAATTCAAGATACAAATTGAAGGGGCAAAAGATCAATATTCTGATGTGAGAAAAGGGACCATAATTCAACCCTTTGTTGGTGAATTTAGAACTCGCGATCGCGTGTTTGTCTATATTGGCAATGAAAATGAAGAGTCTGGGCGCTTAATTCTGTAT is a window of Roseofilum reptotaenium CS-1145 DNA encoding:
- a CDS encoding TIGR03943 family putative permease subunit, with translation MMNQFRLPQRWLPTLDVVTTGLWGFLLIKLWVSGELNLLIHPAYHWLIIIAGVCLLGLSGVKGWQLWKHYQKSLVDRPRNAANVREHVSLLPQSLSCYLLLFTAIVGLTVRPQAFTSETALKRGVNDFIPITEITPQSFTNVTKPEDRSLVEWVRTLNVYPEPDAYTGQNVQVSGFVIHPPDFPPEYGLVSRFIITCCAADAYPIGLPVKFPESRETYAQDSWVEIKGAMATEVLNDNRKLVIVAQEVQPIPEPKNPYNY